The following proteins are co-located in the Fischerella sp. PCC 9605 genome:
- a CDS encoding NAD(P)H dehydrogenase subunit NdhS gives MILPGATVRVKNPKDTYYRYEGLVQRVSDGKVAVLFEGGNWDKLITFRLSELEPVETTAGRKKAK, from the coding sequence ATGATCCTGCCAGGAGCAACTGTTCGCGTCAAGAATCCGAAAGATACCTATTATCGCTATGAAGGACTCGTGCAACGGGTAAGTGATGGCAAGGTCGCCGTACTGTTTGAAGGTGGTAACTGGGATAAATTAATTACCTTTCGTCTCTCAGAACTAGAACCTGTAGAGACAACAGCCGGACGTAAAAAAGCAAAATAG
- the rodA gene encoding rod shape-determining protein RodA has product MLLKRSRSPLLQIRWKYWFKPWQQMDWLLFCLPVGLTIFGGIMIRSTELNQGLTDWWWHWLIGAIGCAIALMLARFRYENLLQWHWVTYTITNISLIAVMVIGHSAKGAQRWINIFGFNIQPSEFAKIGIIITLAALLHKRTASSLDSVFRALAITAIPWGLVFLQPDLATSLVFGAIVLGMLYWANANPGWLILMISPIFAAILFSIPWPFAIAFSKDITFGPLGLVWSVIMGIVGWRTLPWRKYNFGAIGAWSLNMLGGELGLFIWNHVLKDYQKDRLTSFMNPKADPLGAAYHQIQSRIAIGAGEWWGWGLFKGPMTQLNFVPEQHTDFIFSAVGEEFGFIGCLILLFVFCLICLRLLHVAQTAKDNFGSLLAIGVLSMIVFQMIVNIGMTVGLAPVAGIPLPWMSYGRSAMLKNFIALGIVESVANFRQKQKY; this is encoded by the coding sequence ATGTTGTTAAAAAGGTCACGCTCTCCCCTCTTGCAAATTCGCTGGAAATATTGGTTTAAACCTTGGCAGCAAATGGACTGGCTGTTATTTTGTTTGCCCGTAGGTTTGACCATATTTGGTGGCATCATGATCCGCAGTACCGAATTGAACCAGGGACTCACCGACTGGTGGTGGCACTGGCTGATTGGTGCTATTGGTTGCGCGATCGCCTTGATGCTGGCCCGCTTTCGTTATGAAAATCTACTCCAATGGCATTGGGTGACATACACAATTACCAACATCAGCTTGATCGCAGTCATGGTAATTGGTCACAGTGCTAAAGGCGCACAACGGTGGATCAACATCTTTGGTTTCAACATCCAGCCTTCAGAATTTGCCAAAATCGGGATCATTATCACCCTAGCCGCTTTGCTACACAAACGCACTGCTTCTAGCCTTGATAGCGTTTTCCGCGCTTTGGCAATTACTGCCATTCCTTGGGGATTGGTATTTTTGCAACCAGACTTGGCAACATCACTAGTATTTGGTGCGATCGTCTTGGGGATGTTGTACTGGGCAAATGCTAACCCAGGCTGGTTGATACTAATGATTTCTCCGATTTTTGCCGCGATTTTGTTTAGCATACCCTGGCCCTTTGCGATCGCTTTCTCCAAAGACATTACTTTCGGCCCGTTAGGGTTAGTTTGGTCAGTAATCATGGGGATTGTTGGCTGGCGTACCCTCCCTTGGCGAAAATATAACTTTGGCGCTATCGGTGCATGGAGTCTGAATATGCTGGGTGGCGAATTAGGACTGTTTATTTGGAACCACGTGCTGAAAGACTATCAAAAAGACCGACTCACTTCATTCATGAACCCCAAAGCCGATCCCCTCGGCGCTGCTTATCACCAAATCCAATCTCGCATTGCCATTGGTGCTGGTGAGTGGTGGGGATGGGGTCTTTTCAAAGGTCCGATGACTCAGTTGAATTTCGTTCCCGAACAGCACACAGATTTTATCTTCTCTGCCGTGGGAGAAGAATTCGGTTTCATTGGCTGTTTGATATTGCTCTTTGTCTTCTGCTTAATTTGTCTGCGCCTGTTACACGTTGCCCAAACTGCCAAAGATAATTTTGGCTCATTATTAGCTATTGGTGTTTTGTCCATGATCGTGTTTCAGATGATTGTCAACATTGGCATGACTGTTGGTTTAGCGCCAGTAGCAGGAATTCCCTTACCTTGGATGAGTTACGGGCGTTCTGCTATGTTGAAAAACTTTATTGCCTTGGGAATAGTCGAGTCTGTGGCTAATTTTCGCCAAAAGCAGAAATATTAA
- a CDS encoding Mrp/NBP35 family ATP-binding protein, whose product MNNVLDSRSVLEVLRPVQDPELRKSLVEMNMIRNIKIDGGKVNFTLVLTTPACPLREFIVEDCQKAVKTLPGVTDVSVEVTAETPQQKSLPDRTGVTGVKNIIAISSGKGGVGKSTVAVNVAVALAQSGAKVGLLDADIYGPNDPTMLGLADAQIVVRSSEKGEVLEPAFNHGVKLVSMGFLIDRDQPVIWRGPMLNGVIRQFLYQVQWGELDYMIVDMPPGTGDAQLTLTQAVPMAGAVIVTTPQTVALLDSRKGLRMFQQMHVPVLGIVENMSYFIPPDMPDKQYDIFGSGGGSKTAAELGVPLLGCIPLEISTRIGGDSGVPIVAADPDSASAKAFKAIAQIIAGKVSVAALT is encoded by the coding sequence ATGAATAATGTCCTCGATTCTCGCTCAGTCTTAGAAGTGTTGCGACCGGTACAAGACCCAGAACTCCGCAAAAGTCTGGTAGAAATGAATATGATTCGCAACATTAAAATTGACGGAGGCAAAGTAAATTTTACTTTGGTGTTGACTACACCTGCCTGCCCGTTACGTGAATTCATCGTGGAAGACTGTCAAAAAGCGGTGAAAACTTTACCAGGTGTTACGGATGTATCCGTAGAAGTAACAGCAGAAACACCCCAGCAAAAAAGTTTACCCGATCGCACAGGCGTGACTGGTGTAAAGAATATTATCGCCATTTCTAGTGGTAAAGGCGGCGTCGGTAAAAGTACGGTGGCTGTGAATGTAGCAGTCGCTCTGGCACAATCTGGGGCGAAGGTAGGTTTGCTTGATGCGGATATTTACGGGCCTAACGATCCTACGATGCTGGGATTAGCTGATGCTCAGATTGTAGTGCGCTCCTCGGAGAAAGGAGAAGTATTGGAGCCTGCTTTCAATCATGGCGTCAAACTAGTATCAATGGGCTTTTTGATTGACCGCGATCAGCCTGTGATTTGGCGCGGGCCAATGCTGAATGGGGTAATTCGCCAGTTTCTCTATCAAGTGCAATGGGGAGAACTGGACTATATGATTGTCGATATGCCACCGGGAACAGGGGATGCTCAGTTAACATTGACACAAGCAGTGCCAATGGCAGGAGCAGTGATTGTAACGACACCGCAAACTGTCGCTTTGTTAGATTCTCGCAAAGGTTTGCGAATGTTTCAGCAAATGCACGTACCTGTCTTGGGGATAGTCGAAAACATGAGTTATTTCATTCCCCCGGATATGCCGGATAAGCAGTATGACATTTTTGGATCTGGTGGTGGCTCTAAAACAGCGGCAGAGTTGGGAGTGCCGTTGTTGGGGTGCATACCATTAGAAATTTCCACGCGCATCGGCGGAGACAGTGGTGTACCAATAGTTGCAGCCGATCCAGATTCAGCCAGTGCCAAAGCATTCAAGGCGATCGCCCAAATAATCGCAGGCAAAGTATCAGTTGCTGCCCTTACATAA